From one Liolophura sinensis isolate JHLJ2023 chromosome 10, CUHK_Ljap_v2, whole genome shotgun sequence genomic stretch:
- the LOC135477030 gene encoding organic cation transporter protein-like encodes MELENIIEQLGSFGKYQVIIFVLINLAESPTAWAMVFMAVAGAVPDWWCVSDVSNNTVTYNKNYTTSPHFWQAENRSLKSCTDPSTGGSCSNIIYDENMETVATQFGLVCDRSWISATITTIQMGGVLLGACVTGQLGDLIGRKKTFYLVYSLVLVVDVLAIFSPSWQVFAALRFVLGLGCGGVLVVNFSLPIEFVGKKWRTMTGAIPFWSLGVMTLAFLSWLIPNWRHLSVAFACLGAPLLLSWWFIPESVRWLITHGKVDEAKSTLQRIAKFNGKPEPDLSNLEATVLSEVEAERRRAARYTYFDLFSSWEYSVKTLKFTCIWFSCGLTFYGLSFGAGALAGNIYLNIFLTGLVEAPAVASVIYFNNCAGRCKTAFVFLIISGLASLSVVIVVYTAPTANLTQITAALALTSKLGIAGGWISIQVFTAEHYPTVVRNLGYGFSSMAARIGSMVAPQVVYLGIIHLYLPYIIYGSLMAISAILVLTMKETHDTALPDEFDFGLVKSKKCLTKDTDPEISDQSTKM; translated from the exons ATGGAGCTGGAGAACATAATCGAGCAACTAGGCTCGTTTGGGAAATACCAGGTAATTATCTTCGTTTTAATAAACCTGGCGGAATCACCGACTGCTTGGGCGATGGTTTTCATGGCTGTGGCGGGGGCCGTTCCTGATTGGTGGTGTGTCTCTGATGTTTCCAACAACACTGTTACCTACAACAAGAACTACACGACCTCTCCCCACTTTTGGCAAGCCGAAAATAGGTCTTTGAAGTCATGCACAGATCCATCCACAGGCGGAAGTTGTTCCAATATCATATATGATGAAAACATGGAAACTGTCGCTACACAG TTTGGTCTGGTCTGCGACCGTTCCTGGATAAGTGCTACCATAACAACCATTCAGATGGGCGGGGTGTTGCTAGGGGCGTGTGTCACTGGGCAGCTCGGAGATCTCATTGGtcgaaaaaagacattttaccTGGTGTACAGTCTGGTGCTCGTTGTTGATGTTCTCGCCATATTTTCTCCATCCTGGCAAGTCTTCGCCGCCCTGAGATTTGTGCTGGGACTCGGCTGCGGGGGCGTTCTCGTGGTAAATTTTTCTCTACCCATAGAGTTTGTGGGTAAAAAATGGCGAACGATGACAGGGGCGATACCATTCTGGTCTTTAGGAGTCATGACCTTGGCTTTTCTCTCCTGGCTCATTCCAAACTGGAGACATCTGTCTGTTGCGTTTGCTTGTCTGGGAGCTCCACTCCTGCTCAGCTGGTG GTTTATCCCAGAGAGCGTGCGTTGGCTCATCACGCATGGCAAAGTGGACGAGGCCAAGTCAACCCTCCAGAGAATCGCGAAATTTAACGGAAAACCCGAGCCTGACCTGTCGAATCTTGAGGCGACCGTGCTGAGCGAGGTGGAAGCAGAGAGGAGGCGCGCTGCGCGATATACATATTTCGATTTGTTCTCGTCATGGGAATACAGCGTGAAAACcctgaaatttacatgtatttg gtTCTCATGTGGGCTGACATTTTACGGCCTGTCGTTCGGGGCAGGAGCTCTAGCGGGAAACATATACCTCAACATCTTTCTCACTGGTTTGGTGGAGGCACCCGCCGTAGCTtctgtcatttattttaacaattG CGCCGGTAGATGTAAAACTGCCTTCGTATTCCTCATCATCTCAGGTCTGGCCTCTCTCTCAGTCGTTATCGTTGTATATACAG CTCCTACTGCAAACTTAACCCAGATTACTGCAGCTTTGGCTTTAACTTCTAAACTCGGCATCGCTGGAGGATGGATTTCCATACAAGTATTCACGGCTGAACATTACCCGACGGTTGTGCG AAATCTAGGCTACGGATTCTCCTCCATGGCTGCCAGAATAGGAAGTATGGTGGCGCCACAGGTTGTCTATTTG GGCATCATTCACTTGTACCTACCTTACATCATATACGGCAGCCTGATGGCCATTAGTGCCATACTCGTTCTGACCATGAAGGAGACACACGACACAGCCCTGCCAGATGAATTCGACTTTGGCCTGGTCAAAAGCAAAAAATGCTTGACGAAAGACACTGACCCTGAGATCAGCGACCAATCCACAAAAATGTGA